A window of the Nycticebus coucang isolate mNycCou1 chromosome 3, mNycCou1.pri, whole genome shotgun sequence genome harbors these coding sequences:
- the TRIR gene encoding telomerase RNA component interacting RNase isoform X1, whose translation MAARGRRAEPPGREAPGPAGGGGGGGGSRWVESGPGTSPESGDEEVSGAGSSPVSGGVNLFANDGSFLELFKRKMEEEQRQRQEEPPPGSQRPDQSASAAAGPGDPKRRGGPGSTLSFVGKRRGGNKLALKTGIVAKKQKTEDEVLTSKGDAWAKYMAEVKKYKAHQCGDDDKTRPLVK comes from the exons ATGGCTGCCCGAGGGAGACGGGCGGAGCCTCCAGGCCGGGAGGCGCCGGGCcccgcgggcggcggcggcggcggcggtgggaGCCGATGGGTTGAGTCAGGGCCGGGGACATCGCCCGAGAGCGGGGACGAGGAGGTGTCGggggcgggttcgagcccggttTCGGGCGGCGTAAACTTGTTCGCCAACGACGGCAGCTTCCTGGAGCTTTTCAAGCGGAAGATGGAGGAGGAGCAGCGGCAGCGGCAGGAAGAGCCGCCCCCGGGCTCGCAGCGACCCGACCAGTCGGCCTCCGCCGCCGCTGGCCCCGGTGATCCGAAGAGGAGGGGCGGCCCGGGCTCCACACTTAGCTTC GTGGGCAAACGCAGAGGCGGGAACAAACTAGCCCTCAAGACGGGAATAGTAGCCAAGAAGCAGAAGACGGAGGATGAG gTGTTAACAAGTAAAGGTGATGCATGGGCCAAGTACATGGCAGAAGTGAAAAAGTACAAAGCCCACCAGTGCGGTGACGATGATAAAACTCGGCCCCTGGTGAAATGA
- the TRIR gene encoding telomerase RNA component interacting RNase isoform X2: MAARGRRAEPPGREAPGPAGGGGGGGGSRWVESGPGTSPESGDEEVSGAGSSPVSGGVNLFANDGSFLELFKRKMEEEQRQRQEEPPPGSQRPDQSASAAAGPGDPKRRGGGQTQRREQTSPQDGNSSQEAEDGG, encoded by the exons ATGGCTGCCCGAGGGAGACGGGCGGAGCCTCCAGGCCGGGAGGCGCCGGGCcccgcgggcggcggcggcggcggcggtgggaGCCGATGGGTTGAGTCAGGGCCGGGGACATCGCCCGAGAGCGGGGACGAGGAGGTGTCGggggcgggttcgagcccggttTCGGGCGGCGTAAACTTGTTCGCCAACGACGGCAGCTTCCTGGAGCTTTTCAAGCGGAAGATGGAGGAGGAGCAGCGGCAGCGGCAGGAAGAGCCGCCCCCGGGCTCGCAGCGACCCGACCAGTCGGCCTCCGCCGCCGCTGGCCCCGGTGATCCGAAGAGGAGGGGCG GTGGGCAAACGCAGAGGCGGGAACAAACTAGCCCTCAAGACGGGAATAGTAGCCAAGAAGCAGAAGACGGAGGATGA